From a region of the Agromyces ramosus genome:
- a CDS encoding Lrp/AsnC family transcriptional regulator → MTDEPQISEPVVLDEIDRAIIARLHENARIPNVDLARAVGVSPSTCLARVRSLRERRVIVRYTAEINPVALGFTLQALVSVRIRPGARHLMEQISDELRTQPEVAQLFFLGGSEDFLIHVRVRDSAHVRQFVLKNLSANPAVALTETNLVFEHHTALSAGLRAVL, encoded by the coding sequence GTGACCGATGAACCGCAGATCAGCGAGCCGGTCGTGCTCGACGAGATCGACCGCGCGATCATCGCGCGGTTGCACGAGAACGCGCGCATCCCCAACGTCGACCTCGCGCGCGCCGTCGGGGTCTCACCGTCGACGTGCCTCGCACGCGTGCGCTCGCTGCGTGAGCGCAGGGTGATCGTGCGCTATACGGCGGAGATCAACCCCGTCGCGCTCGGCTTCACGTTGCAGGCCCTCGTGAGCGTGCGCATCCGGCCGGGGGCGAGGCATCTCATGGAACAGATCTCCGACGAGCTGCGCACGCAGCCCGAGGTCGCGCAGCTCTTCTTCCTCGGCGGCTCTGAAGACTTCCTCATCCATGTGCGGGTGCGGGACAGTGCGCACGTTCGGCAGTTCGTGCTGAAGAACCTCTCGGCGAACCCCGCGGTCGCCCTCACCGAGACGAACCTCGTCTTCGAGCACCACACGGCACTCTCGGCGGGACTCCGCGCGGTGCTCTGA
- a CDS encoding ATP-dependent DNA ligase, producing the protein MDLPVMPPIAPMLAKSVPEIPDVGHVEPKWDGFRTIVFKDGEEVELGSRNGRPMTRYFPELIDALRENLPPRCVIDGEIVIIADGRLDFDTLQQRIHPADSRVQKLALETPASFIAFDALALGDESLMQQPFAERRRQLGEALADARDPVFITPSTSDPAQAKAWFTEFEGAGLDGVVAKPLDGTYQPDKRTMFKIKHERTADCVIAGFRWHKTGDVVGSLLLGLYNDEGRLQHVGVVASFPMARRASLVTELEPYVADDLGAHPWGEWADQEAHAQGRMPGAVSRWSAGKNLSFVPLRPELVVEVAYDHMEGDRFRHTTQFRRWRPDRDPRTCTYEQLEEPVGFDLADILNFRAAQ; encoded by the coding sequence ATGGACCTGCCGGTGATGCCGCCAATCGCGCCGATGCTTGCGAAATCCGTGCCGGAGATTCCCGATGTCGGGCATGTGGAGCCCAAGTGGGACGGCTTCCGCACCATTGTCTTCAAAGACGGCGAAGAGGTCGAGCTCGGCAGTCGCAACGGCCGGCCGATGACACGGTACTTCCCCGAGCTCATCGACGCGTTGCGGGAGAACCTGCCACCGCGCTGCGTCATCGACGGCGAGATCGTCATCATCGCCGACGGCCGGCTCGACTTCGACACGCTGCAGCAGCGAATCCACCCGGCCGACAGTCGCGTGCAGAAGCTCGCGCTCGAGACACCCGCCTCGTTCATCGCGTTCGACGCGCTCGCGCTCGGCGACGAGAGTCTCATGCAGCAACCGTTCGCCGAGCGTCGCCGGCAGCTCGGCGAGGCGCTCGCCGACGCCCGCGACCCCGTGTTCATCACCCCGTCGACGTCGGACCCCGCGCAGGCGAAGGCCTGGTTCACCGAGTTCGAGGGTGCAGGCCTCGACGGCGTGGTCGCCAAGCCGCTCGACGGCACCTACCAACCCGACAAGCGCACGATGTTCAAGATCAAGCACGAGCGAACCGCCGACTGCGTGATCGCCGGGTTCCGGTGGCACAAGACGGGCGACGTCGTGGGCTCCCTGCTGCTCGGCCTCTACAACGACGAAGGGCGGCTGCAGCACGTGGGCGTCGTCGCGTCGTTCCCGATGGCCCGCCGCGCGAGCCTCGTGACCGAGCTCGAACCCTACGTCGCCGACGACCTGGGCGCCCACCCCTGGGGCGAGTGGGCCGATCAGGAGGCCCACGCGCAGGGGCGCATGCCGGGCGCCGTCAGCCGCTGGAGCGCCGGCAAGAACCTCTCGTTCGTGCCGCTTCGCCCCGAGCTCGTCGTCGAAGTCGCCTACGATCACATGGAGGGCGACCGCTTCAGGCACACGACCCAGTTCCGCCGCTGGCGCCCCGACCGCGATCCGCGCACCTGCACCTACGAGCAGCTCGAGGAGCCGGTCGGCTTCGACCTCGCCGACATCCTGAACTTCAGGGCCGCTCAGTAG
- a CDS encoding TMEM175 family protein produces MTTATGLDRRYERDTVEFARAVAFFDAVYAIALTLLVVNIDPPAAADWASLGAFLSSGVGWQLLGFAISFVVIAVFWRVNHRIIAGFSALTPATIIANLVAIAFVVLIPFSTQGISDVETSDEPLAVAVYAIDISLAVLAQSAMYAVARRDGVLRHPLPRRADAVRFIDTLTTPLVFLASIPIAYAFGADWGRYTWATLLVIGPLSGRWADRRVARIRAEAAAADTTSEAA; encoded by the coding sequence GTGACCACCGCAACCGGCCTCGACCGGCGCTACGAACGCGACACCGTCGAGTTCGCGCGCGCCGTCGCGTTCTTCGACGCGGTGTACGCGATCGCCCTGACCCTGCTCGTCGTCAACATCGACCCGCCCGCTGCAGCCGACTGGGCGAGCCTCGGCGCGTTCCTCTCGAGCGGAGTCGGGTGGCAGCTGCTCGGCTTCGCGATCAGCTTCGTGGTGATCGCGGTCTTCTGGCGCGTCAACCATCGCATCATCGCCGGCTTCAGCGCGCTCACCCCCGCCACGATCATCGCCAACCTGGTCGCGATCGCGTTCGTCGTGCTGATCCCGTTCTCGACGCAGGGCATCAGCGACGTCGAGACCTCCGACGAGCCGCTCGCCGTCGCCGTGTATGCGATCGACATCAGCCTCGCGGTGCTCGCGCAGTCGGCGATGTACGCGGTCGCCCGTCGCGACGGCGTGCTGCGGCATCCGCTCCCCCGACGTGCCGACGCCGTCAGGTTCATCGACACGCTCACGACGCCCCTGGTGTTCCTCGCGTCGATCCCGATCGCCTACGCCTTCGGCGCCGACTGGGGCCGCTACACGTGGGCGACGCTCCTCGTGATCGGTCCGTTGAGCGGCCGGTGGGCCGATCGCAGGGTCGCGCGGATCCGTGCCGAGGCTGCGGCAGCCGACACGACGAGCGAGGCCGCCTGA
- a CDS encoding DEAD/DEAH box helicase yields the protein MTVDTFPLVEELAIARFVGPLNLSRGRTVERAGAVDALAWDAARFRLSAKVRGTAPDAYRANVSLDLGIPGRVTILAGTCTCPVGRNCKHLAAVLLAAAELHRREQREAAEAIRLLDAGAGGVVGWRAEVAALAGGASHAPVESDMSRRQPLALQFELRERVARRTARRQAARDEPAASAASVDRLAVRPVTRGARGNWIKGNLTWQNVGFQGRAGGFEPAQARWFAEFSLLKGSRHSAFAEFGSAWISLDEYESRTLWALLDAAPVLGIPLVGTTSTTTIAVAAARAEIGLDARVSGESAGDLLLVPSVTIDGTVHATDHVRLIGDHGVYAFDFARGTITLAPLSGPLTAAGRAAVRRESPVVVPADEVRAFVAEQYPTLARSLRISNRDESFALPALPPATLVATVHHEPHHVLRLEWQWEADGGRRFPLDAPNGEFHDPAVERAVATAAAAALADDPAGAPAARPGAAPLLRPNVLLRGLEAAEFAARMLPALRSIERVRIDEIGDAPAYREVVETPKLSVTTVESDRTDWFDLGVVVTVEGKQVPFGPLFSALARGRAKLLLIDGSYLSLKQAVFAPLRELIDEAGSLREWGSSTESSVGLRISRYQTSLWSEFEDLADEAEPARTWRATVAGLRDSGGVESIPAPDGLALELRPYQLEGFRWLAFLAEHKLGGILADDMGLGKTAQTLALILHQIGRADATGQPFLVVAPTSVVSNWVTEAARFAPGLRVETITSTRAASGRRLADAAARADLIVTSYAVLRLDATEFGSLDWAGLVLDEAQFVKNGTSKAHAAARDIRAPFRLAVTGTPVENNLMELWALLQIVAPGLFPSARAFAERYRRPIEFDRNSERLATLRRRIRPFVLRRTKELVAPELPPKQEQVLTVELDPEHRRIYDTFLQLERQKLLGLIDDLDRNRFTVFRSLTLLRMLSLHAGLIDDEQYSAVPSAKLDALFEQLEEVIAEGHRTLVFSQFTSFLQLAAARLDAAGVRYAYLDGSTTKRAEVIDGFRSGAAPVFLISLKAGGFGLNLTEADYVFLLDPWWNPASEAQAVDRAHRIGQSKSVMVYRMVAAGTIEEKVMALKAKKAALVSSVLDDGEFFSEALTADDIRGLLEA from the coding sequence ATGACCGTCGACACCTTCCCGCTCGTCGAGGAGCTCGCGATCGCGAGGTTCGTGGGTCCGTTGAACCTGAGCCGCGGCCGCACGGTCGAGCGCGCCGGTGCCGTCGACGCGCTGGCGTGGGATGCCGCCCGGTTCCGCCTCAGCGCCAAGGTGCGCGGCACCGCCCCCGACGCCTACCGCGCGAACGTGAGCCTCGACCTCGGCATCCCCGGGCGGGTCACGATCCTGGCCGGAACCTGCACCTGTCCCGTCGGCCGCAACTGCAAGCACCTCGCCGCCGTGCTCCTCGCCGCCGCCGAGCTGCACCGTCGCGAGCAGCGCGAGGCCGCCGAGGCGATCCGGCTGCTCGACGCCGGTGCAGGAGGGGTCGTCGGCTGGCGCGCCGAGGTGGCGGCGCTCGCCGGCGGGGCATCCCACGCTCCGGTCGAGTCCGACATGTCGCGCCGGCAGCCGCTCGCCCTGCAGTTCGAGTTGCGCGAGCGCGTCGCGCGCCGAACGGCTCGACGGCAGGCGGCGCGCGACGAGCCGGCGGCGTCGGCGGCATCCGTCGACCGCCTCGCGGTGCGCCCGGTGACCCGCGGTGCACGGGGCAACTGGATCAAGGGCAACCTCACCTGGCAGAACGTGGGCTTCCAGGGGCGTGCGGGCGGCTTCGAGCCGGCGCAGGCACGGTGGTTCGCCGAGTTCTCCCTGCTCAAGGGCTCCCGCCACTCGGCGTTCGCGGAGTTCGGCTCGGCCTGGATCTCGCTCGACGAGTACGAGAGCCGAACCCTCTGGGCGCTCCTCGACGCGGCTCCGGTGCTCGGCATCCCGCTCGTCGGCACCACGTCGACGACCACGATCGCCGTCGCCGCCGCCCGCGCCGAGATCGGCCTCGACGCCCGCGTGAGCGGCGAGTCGGCCGGCGACCTGCTGCTCGTGCCGTCGGTCACGATCGACGGCACCGTGCATGCGACCGATCACGTGCGGCTCATCGGCGACCACGGCGTCTACGCGTTCGACTTCGCGCGCGGCACCATCACGCTCGCGCCGCTCAGCGGCCCGCTCACGGCCGCGGGCCGGGCGGCCGTGCGGCGGGAGTCACCCGTCGTCGTGCCCGCCGACGAGGTGAGGGCGTTCGTCGCCGAACAGTACCCGACGCTCGCCCGGTCGCTGCGCATCTCGAACCGCGACGAGAGCTTCGCGCTCCCCGCGCTGCCGCCGGCGACCCTCGTCGCCACGGTCCACCACGAGCCGCACCACGTGCTCCGGCTCGAGTGGCAGTGGGAGGCCGACGGCGGGCGCCGGTTCCCGCTCGACGCCCCCAACGGCGAGTTCCACGACCCGGCGGTCGAGCGCGCCGTGGCGACGGCGGCGGCGGCGGCCCTCGCCGACGACCCGGCCGGTGCACCTGCGGCTCGTCCGGGCGCGGCCCCGCTCCTGCGACCGAACGTGCTCCTCCGCGGACTCGAGGCCGCGGAGTTCGCGGCGCGCATGCTCCCGGCGCTGCGATCGATCGAACGGGTCCGCATCGACGAGATCGGCGATGCCCCCGCCTATCGCGAGGTCGTCGAGACGCCGAAGCTCAGCGTGACGACCGTCGAGAGCGATCGCACCGACTGGTTCGACCTCGGCGTGGTCGTCACCGTCGAGGGCAAGCAGGTGCCGTTCGGGCCGCTCTTCTCCGCGCTCGCACGTGGGCGGGCGAAGCTCCTGCTCATCGACGGCAGCTACCTCTCGCTGAAGCAAGCGGTGTTCGCCCCGCTGCGCGAGCTCATCGACGAAGCGGGCTCGCTCCGCGAGTGGGGCAGCTCGACGGAGTCGAGCGTCGGGCTGCGCATCAGCCGCTACCAGACGAGCCTCTGGTCGGAGTTCGAGGACCTCGCCGACGAAGCAGAACCGGCACGCACGTGGCGTGCCACCGTCGCCGGCCTGCGCGATTCGGGCGGCGTCGAGTCCATCCCGGCGCCCGACGGCCTCGCCCTCGAGTTGCGGCCGTACCAGCTCGAGGGGTTCCGCTGGCTGGCCTTCCTCGCCGAGCACAAGCTGGGCGGCATCCTCGCTGACGACATGGGGCTCGGCAAGACGGCCCAGACGCTCGCGCTCATCCTGCATCAGATCGGGCGAGCGGATGCCACGGGGCAGCCGTTCCTCGTCGTCGCGCCCACCTCGGTCGTCTCCAACTGGGTCACCGAGGCGGCGCGCTTCGCGCCCGGACTCCGCGTCGAGACCATCACGTCGACGCGGGCGGCGAGCGGGCGGAGGCTCGCGGATGCCGCGGCCCGCGCCGATCTCATCGTGACGAGCTACGCCGTGCTCCGGCTCGACGCCACCGAGTTCGGGTCGCTCGATTGGGCGGGACTCGTGCTCGACGAAGCCCAGTTCGTGAAGAACGGGACCTCGAAGGCGCACGCGGCGGCACGCGACATCCGTGCCCCGTTCCGTCTCGCCGTGACCGGTACCCCCGTCGAGAACAACCTCATGGAGCTGTGGGCGCTGCTGCAGATCGTCGCGCCCGGGCTGTTCCCGTCGGCGCGCGCGTTCGCGGAACGCTACCGCCGGCCCATCGAGTTCGATCGCAACTCCGAGCGGCTCGCGACGCTGCGGCGGCGCATCCGACCGTTCGTGCTGCGACGCACGAAAGAACTGGTCGCCCCCGAGCTGCCGCCGAAGCAGGAGCAGGTGCTCACCGTCGAGCTCGACCCTGAGCACCGGCGCATCTACGACACGTTCCTGCAGCTCGAGCGGCAGAAGCTGCTCGGGCTCATCGACGACCTCGATCGCAACCGGTTCACGGTGTTCCGCTCGCTGACCCTGCTCCGCATGCTGAGCCTGCACGCCGGGCTCATCGACGACGAGCAGTACTCGGCGGTGCCGTCGGCGAAGCTCGATGCCCTCTTCGAGCAACTCGAGGAGGTGATCGCCGAGGGACATCGCACGCTCGTCTTCAGCCAGTTCACCTCGTTCCTGCAGCTCGCCGCCGCGCGGCTCGATGCCGCGGGCGTGCGCTACGCGTACCTTGACGGATCGACGACGAAACGCGCCGAGGTGATCGACGGCTTCCGCAGCGGCGCAGCGCCGGTCTTCCTCATCAGCTTGAAGGCCGGCGGGTTCGGGCTGAACCTCACCGAGGCCGACTACGTGTTCCTCCTCGACCCCTGGTGGAATCCTGCGAGCGAGGCGCAGGCGGTCGACCGCGCGCACCGCATCGGCCAGTCGAAGTCGGTCATGGTCTACCGCATGGTCGCCGCCGGCACGATCGAAGAGAAGGTGATGGCGCTGAAGGCGAAGAAGGCGGCGCTCGTCTCGTCGGTCCTCGACGACGGCGAGTTCTTCAGCGAGGCGCTCACGGCCGATGACATCCGGGGGCTGCTCGAGGCCTGA
- a CDS encoding DUF1214 domain-containing protein — MAITVSNDNFVRAETDRMFAGLQAAAGGVNTWNHYREPTPIDQQTIIRMNRDTLYSLAVVDASKGVTLTVPESGERYLSVMVIDEDHYIKRIFHEPGTYTLTADEIGTPYAAFGARVLLDETDPGDLDRVHAIQDGFSIDAASNEPFVMPDYDEASFTATREAILAEVRRVGLASGTHGMFGDKDEVDPQQHLLGTAAGWGGLPETEAFYVSEEPHLPVGAYQLTAKDVPVDAFWSVSLYNAAGFFEQNALGAYSVNSINGVKNDDGSVTVRFGGDESLPNCLPLTEGWNYLVRMYRPHPEILDGSWKFPKLEPVD, encoded by the coding sequence ATGGCAATCACGGTTTCGAACGACAACTTCGTCAGGGCGGAGACCGATCGCATGTTCGCCGGCCTGCAGGCCGCCGCCGGCGGGGTGAACACGTGGAATCACTACCGCGAACCCACGCCGATCGACCAGCAGACGATCATTCGCATGAACCGCGACACGCTCTACAGCCTCGCGGTGGTCGACGCGTCGAAGGGGGTGACGCTCACGGTGCCCGAGTCGGGCGAGCGATACCTCTCGGTCATGGTCATCGATGAGGACCACTACATCAAGCGCATCTTCCACGAACCGGGCACGTACACCCTCACTGCAGACGAGATCGGCACACCGTATGCCGCCTTCGGGGCTCGGGTGCTGCTCGACGAGACCGACCCCGGCGATCTCGACCGCGTGCACGCGATCCAAGACGGCTTCTCGATCGACGCCGCATCGAACGAGCCGTTCGTCATGCCCGACTACGACGAAGCGTCGTTCACCGCGACCCGGGAGGCCATCCTCGCGGAGGTGCGACGCGTGGGTCTCGCCAGCGGGACGCACGGGATGTTCGGCGACAAGGACGAGGTCGACCCCCAGCAGCACCTGCTCGGAACCGCGGCCGGCTGGGGAGGCCTGCCCGAGACCGAGGCGTTCTACGTCTCCGAAGAACCGCACCTGCCGGTCGGCGCATATCAGCTCACGGCCAAGGACGTGCCGGTCGACGCCTTCTGGTCGGTCAGCCTGTACAACGCGGCTGGGTTCTTCGAGCAGAACGCGCTCGGTGCCTACAGCGTCAACAGCATCAACGGCGTGAAGAACGACGACGGGTCGGTGACGGTGCGATTCGGCGGCGACGAGAGCCTGCCGAACTGCCTGCCCCTCACCGAGGGCTGGAACTACCTCGTGCGCATGTACCGGCCGCATCCCGAGATCCTCGACGGCTCGTGGAAGTTCCCGAAGCTCGAGCCGGTCGACTGA
- a CDS encoding DUF6325 family protein has protein sequence MHSRYAAVAVLVGGRAPVGSRSRPGIRTVGRATRRRMVALNPGRRVRTERGMQMSDAALDELGPVDFVIVEFPAGESNFTGEMAEELLKLVDAGTIRVIDVLILTKDENGDIDAVELEDLDDLGELARIEADLAELLAEEDVVNLAAAMEPGSVAGVLVYENLWAAPFAAAARRAGGQLIANGRIPIQAIIASLEADGELETVGE, from the coding sequence ATGCACTCACGCTACGCCGCCGTCGCGGTGCTCGTCGGCGGGCGAGCCCCGGTCGGCTCGCGGAGCCGACCGGGAATACGCACTGTTGGTCGGGCCACGCGCAGGCGTATGGTGGCCCTGAATCCCGGGCGCCGTGTCCGGACCGAACGGGGGATGCAAATGTCCGATGCTGCACTCGATGAACTCGGCCCTGTCGACTTCGTGATCGTGGAGTTTCCTGCGGGAGAGTCCAACTTCACGGGCGAGATGGCCGAGGAACTGCTCAAACTCGTCGATGCGGGAACCATCCGCGTCATCGACGTGCTGATCCTGACGAAAGATGAGAACGGCGACATCGACGCGGTGGAGCTGGAGGACCTCGACGACCTCGGTGAACTCGCTCGCATCGAAGCCGACCTCGCCGAACTCCTCGCTGAGGAGGATGTCGTCAACCTGGCCGCAGCGATGGAACCGGGCAGCGTGGCGGGTGTGCTCGTCTACGAGAACCTCTGGGCCGCGCCGTTCGCTGCCGCGGCCCGACGAGCCGGCGGTCAGCTGATCGCCAACGGCCGGATTCCCATTCAGGCCATCATCGCCTCGCTCGAGGCTGATGGAGAACTCGAAACGGTAGGAGAGTGA
- a CDS encoding nitroreductase/quinone reductase family protein, whose product MPSDAFLQAMNAIHRALLAVTRGRVGWWVARMPILELTAMGRRSGKRRATMLSSPLQRGDAYLVVASRGGDDRHPAWYLNLLEDPDVEVTTQHGTRRMRARVVGSEERSELWPQVTKDHPNYAGYQRRTDREIPLIWLEPLP is encoded by the coding sequence ATGCCGAGCGATGCGTTCCTGCAGGCGATGAACGCGATCCATCGCGCGCTCCTGGCCGTGACGCGCGGTCGAGTCGGCTGGTGGGTGGCGAGGATGCCGATCCTCGAGCTCACGGCCATGGGGCGTCGGAGTGGCAAGCGCCGCGCCACGATGCTGAGCTCGCCGTTGCAGCGCGGCGATGCCTACCTGGTCGTCGCCTCGCGTGGCGGTGACGACCGGCATCCGGCCTGGTACCTCAACCTGCTCGAGGATCCCGACGTCGAGGTGACGACGCAACACGGGACCCGGCGCATGCGGGCACGCGTGGTCGGATCCGAAGAGCGGTCGGAACTGTGGCCGCAGGTCACGAAGGATCACCCGAACTACGCCGGCTACCAGCGGAGGACGGATCGCGAGATCCCGTTGATCTGGCTCGAGCCGCTGCCGTGA
- a CDS encoding lactonase family protein, with protein MATTGTRFWVGASTTGALGSPARGIRSIDLTADGEATLGEQIDVGENPMYLAVSPATGVLGIVHERAEGLVSTWTIEGDELRAFGAPGTTGAAGPCHLAFDESGDLLFAAHYSGGRLSVHQVAPDVAADAVLAIDFTGTGPNPKRQEGAHPHQVVIDSARDRLLVPDLGADRVRVLDLAGLPRSLDHSDADDIVLHPGAGPRHLVISGDLAIVANELDRTASIVDLATGEEVRWFSVGDDVEPRGLGCSAIRLTRTGIVLIGDRDADALRALRFDADARTLELVATVPTGGRHPRDLHLTHDERHVLVADQASDSIAVIAVDRDGVPTEVVSTVATPAPACLARVP; from the coding sequence ATGGCGACCACGGGCACGAGGTTCTGGGTGGGCGCGTCGACGACCGGCGCGCTGGGATCGCCGGCACGCGGCATCCGATCGATCGACCTGACGGCCGATGGCGAGGCGACGCTCGGCGAGCAGATCGACGTCGGCGAGAACCCCATGTATCTCGCCGTGTCGCCGGCGACCGGCGTGCTCGGCATCGTGCACGAGCGTGCCGAAGGGCTCGTCTCGACCTGGACCATCGAGGGCGATGAGCTGCGCGCGTTCGGCGCGCCGGGCACCACGGGTGCCGCCGGCCCGTGCCATCTGGCGTTCGACGAGTCGGGCGATCTGCTCTTCGCCGCGCACTACTCGGGCGGGCGGCTCTCGGTGCACCAGGTGGCTCCGGATGTCGCGGCCGACGCCGTTCTCGCCATCGACTTCACGGGCACCGGCCCGAACCCGAAGCGACAGGAGGGGGCGCACCCGCATCAGGTCGTGATCGACTCGGCGCGCGACCGGCTGCTCGTGCCCGATCTCGGTGCCGACCGTGTGCGAGTGCTCGACCTCGCGGGGCTCCCCCGGTCGCTCGACCATTCCGATGCCGACGACATCGTGCTGCACCCCGGAGCCGGACCCCGCCATCTCGTGATCAGCGGCGACCTCGCCATCGTCGCGAACGAGCTCGATCGCACCGCGAGCATCGTCGACCTGGCGACGGGCGAGGAGGTGCGATGGTTTTCGGTGGGTGACGACGTGGAACCCCGGGGCCTCGGATGCTCCGCCATCCGCCTCACCCGAACGGGCATCGTGCTCATCGGCGACCGCGACGCCGACGCCCTCCGGGCGCTGCGGTTCGACGCCGACGCACGCACGCTCGAACTCGTTGCGACGGTGCCGACGGGCGGGCGGCATCCGCGCGACCTGCACCTCACCCATGACGAACGCCACGTGCTCGTCGCCGACCAGGCCTCCGACTCGATCGCGGTCATCGCCGTCGATCGCGACGGCGTGCCGACCGAGGTCGTCTCGACCGTCGCCACGCCCGCGCCGGCGTGCCTGGCTCGCGTGCCGTA